A single region of the Ornithodoros turicata isolate Travis unplaced genomic scaffold, ASM3712646v1 ctg00000911.1, whole genome shotgun sequence genome encodes:
- the LOC135375630 gene encoding uncharacterized protein LOC135375630: MANFYTRNGIKQRTSAPFYPSTNGQAEMMVGETKRALTKLTDGSIECRLARFLFKQHTTVSTSTGKTPAELLFGRRLTTPLDWMHPENDSSSHEIPQVLPRSHDFEPDRVHRRHVDHIKPRLLKSDHVATWETAKASLLNFPLDMQHTPQVTQSHGHSTQEGQSAESNESLRPQSQTPGDLPPQQESSSKDHQPPEPAGLSEQAEHNSEEVNQPANLSSQEQTRNDSTAQSAQKRGRFGREVKTPKRYKDFHLN, translated from the exons ATGGCGAATTTCTACACAAGGAATGGAATCAAGCAACGAACAAGCGCTCCGTTCTACCCATCCACGAACGGACAAGCAGAAATGATGGTCGGAGAAACCAAACGTGCTCTCACGAAATTAACTGACGGCAGCATCGAGTGTCGGTTAGCACGTTTCTTGTTCAAACAACACACCACAGTGTCTACAAGTACAGGGAAGACCCCGGCGGAGCTCCTCTTCGGGCGGCGCTTGACTACGCCCCTGGATTGGATGCACCCAGAAAATGACTCGTCCAGTCACGAGATTCCCCAAGTTCTTCCACGGTCCCACGACTTTGAACCTGACCG AGTTCACCGTCGGCACGTGGACCACATCAAGCCACGTTTGCTGAAGAGCGACCATGTAGCGACATGGGAAACAGCCAAAGCAAGCTTACTCAACTTTCCCCTCGACATGCAGCATACTCCGCAAGTGACTCAGTCACACGGCCATTCAACTCAGGAAGGTCAGTCAGCTGAGAGTAATGAAAGTCTCCGGCCCCAGAGTCAGACCCCAGGTGACTTGCCCCCTCAACAGGAATCTTCAAGCAAGGATCACCAGCCTCCAGAACCAGCTGGCCTCTCTGAGCAGGCAGAGCACAATAGCGAGGAAGTGAACCAGCCGGCAAACCTTTCATCGCAAGAGCAGACAAGAAACGACTCTACAGCACAAAGTGCTCAGAAGAGAGGACGTTTTGGCAGGGAAGTTAAGACGCCTAAGCGCTACAAAGACTTTCACTTAAATTAG
- the LOC135375631 gene encoding uncharacterized protein K02A2.6-like: MNQARFPEFVPGSSWNSWRERLEFLFEANNVQDAAKKRALLFTFCGEQTYDKVRDLLHPLTPAQVPYDDIIERLSSHFETGPSELLGRWRFHKRDQLPQETISEYVDALRALAKDCNFGNVAVPLPLPLAPTTRSPPTAHGDSPATQTATMASAIASPSQATVSQAPTTAVPASAKTILPLEVMLRDRFICGPRDVHLQQRLLSERNITFQMAGDTAKAMESTVSQQASMRSREENKVLQTSATRSPKKNKLPKPSKKCYRCDGAHNQKSCPHRNSTCQFYKKLGHIEKACITKKKKQASGTRSSGRQQANNLTADEADSRNSLFTVNSMSQSTESLTVWVTVNERPCCFEVDSGASFSIMSENTFNQQWDSNRPRLLKAALKLRTWTGTPLQVRGKARVTVQLHRKQAKLDLYIVAGTGTSLLGRDWFEPLGISLSGIHRVTESRCQPLLDQFGTLFNGKISGHVGDPIHIELQPNAVPRFLKSRTVPLALRTAVDKELDKLKEQGILKPVSSSTWATPLVTVRKQNGTLRLCGDYRSTVNQAVAKAAYPLPTVDDMLALVQGGRIFSKIDLQQAYQQLRVDDASSELLTKYMDSLLAGLEGVGAYLDDILISGSTLDEHNKRLRSVLKRLTDAGLKVRLEKCLFRVQELEYLGYHISAAGIRPTQVKVKAILQAPNPRNKKELQSFLGLLSFYNRFLKDRASVAEPLYRLLHKDTPWFWGSQEQDAIDKLKQLLAAAPVLAHFDVNRPVLLACDASPYGIGAVLSQRTQNHLDVPVAFASRTLSKAEQNYAQLDKEGLVVVFGMKHFHHFVAGRHITVVTDHKPLLGIFSQEKQIPAVLSPRMLRWCLLLSAYDYTLIYRPAHRHQNADALSRLPLPTTANEDTTGDILMLESVECEPLTPRHIASLTKEDPILSKVFQAVQTGDFSSWREQAFTPYRRRTSELSTCKGCVIWGSRVILPKKAQSLALRMLHANHPGIAAMKSTARSHFWWPKLYHDIEITVKSCPMCQTWARASSPLVDIEFERPHTPWHTLHMDFAGPIDGWSYLIVIDSFSKWLEVKRMRSSTHNRTVTQHFCDVGHP; the protein is encoded by the exons ATGAATCAGGCAAGGTTTCCTGAATTCGTACCAGGCTCCAGTTGGAACTCGTGGCGTGAACGCCTAGAATTTCTCTTCGAGGCGAATAACGTGCAGGACGCAGCTAAGAAAAGGGCTCTGTTGTTCACGTTTTGCGGCGAACAGACCTACGACAAGGTGCGAGACTTGCTGCATCCGCTCACACCGGCGCAAGTTCCGTATGACGACATAATCGAACGTCTGAGCAGCCATTTTGAAACAGGTCCTTCTGAACTTCTAGGGCGCTGGCGTTTTCACAAAAGGGATCAACTTCCTCAAGAGACAATCTCTGAATATGTCGACGCTTTGAGAGCTCTAGCTAAAGACTGCAATTTCGGTAATGTTGCCGTTCCATTACCGCTACCACTTGCACCAACCACACGATCGCCTCCCACGGCGCACGGTGATTCCCCAGCGACCCAAACTGCAACCATGGCTTCAGCGATCGCTTCACCGTCCCAAGCAACGGTCTCACAGGCTCCGACGACCGCTGTTCCGGCTTCGGCGAAAACAATTTTACCCTTGGAAGTGATGCTACGAGACAGATTCATCTGTGGTCCGAGGGACGTGCACCTGCAGCAGCGTCTACTCTCCGAAAGGAATATCACATTCCAAATGGCGGGCGACACTGCGAAAGCCATGGAATCCACGGTTTCACAACAGGCAAGCATGCGCAGCAGGGaagaaaacaaagtacttcaaactTCAGCAACCAGAAGCCCAAAGAAGAATAAGCTCCCTAAGCCGTCCAAAAAGTGCTACCGTTGTGACGGTGCGCACAACCAGAAAAGCTGCCCTCACCGAAATTCCACATGCCAGTTCTACAAGAAACTGGGGCATATTGAAAAAGCATGCataacgaagaaaaagaagcaggcTTCCGGCACGCGCTCATCTGGACGTCAACAAGCGAATAATCTAACTGCCGACGAAGCAGATTCGCGGAACAGCTTATTCACGGTCAACTCCATGAGCCAATCGACTGAAAGCTTAACCGTATGGGTTACGGTAAACGAACGCCCTTGCTGCTTCGAAGTCGATTCCGGTGCATCATTTTCAATAATGAGTGAGAACACCTTCAACCAGCAATGGGACAGCAACAGACCACGTCTACTGAAAGCAGCATTGAAATTGAGGACGTGGACCGGCACACCACTTCAAGTCCGGGGCAAAGCACGAGTCACCGTTCAGCTACACAGGAAGCAAGCAAAACTCGATCTGTACATCGTCGCGGGAACTGGAACAAGCCTCCTAGGTCGAGACTGGTTTGAGCCACTGGGAATTTCACTGTCTGGCATTCACCGAGTCACGGAGTCACGGTGCCAACCACTACTCGATCAGTTCGGCACCCTTTTTAATGGCAAGATTTCAGGCCATGTAGGCGACCCTATACACATCGAGCTGCAGCCAAACGCAGTCCCTAGGTTCTTGAAGTCCCGCACAGTGCCACTGGCATTGAGGACAGCAGTCGACAAAGAGTTAGACAAGTTAAAAGAGCAAGGCATTCTGAAACCCGTTTCTTCTTCGACATGGGCTACGCCGCTAGTAACAGTACGGAAGCAGAACGGCACCTTACGTCTATGCGGAGACTACCGTAGCACGGTGAACCAAGCGGTAGCGAAGGCAGCGTATCCGCTTCCCACAGTAGATGATATGCTGGCTCTAGTTCAAGGAGGCAGGATCTTTTCCAAGATCGACCTTCAGCAAGCGTATCAGCAGTTACGAGTGGACGACGCATCCTCCGAGCTACTCACG AAATACATGGACAGCCTTCTGGCAGGGTTAGAAGGTGTCGGGGCGTACCTCGACGACATTCTCATTTCTGGCAGTACCCTCGACGAGCATAACAAGCGTCTGCGCTCTGTGCTTAAGCGCTTGACTGATGCAGGGCTCAAGGTTCGTCTGGAGAAATGCCTTTTCCGCGTACAAGAACTTGAGTACCTTGGGTATCATATCAGCGCAGCTGGCATCAGACCCACACAAGTCAAGGTCAAAGCTATCCTTCAGGCACCCAACCCAAGGAACAAGAAAGAGCTGCAGTCCTTCTTAGGATTGCTGAGCTTTTACAACCGTTTTCTAAAGGACCGAGCGTCGGTTGCAGAACCCTTGTATCGGTTGCTGCACAAGGACACACCATGGTTTTGGGGATCCCAAGAACAAGACGCTATCGACAAGCTCAAGCAGTTGCTAGCTGCAGCACCAGTATTGGCACATTTCGACGTTAACCGGCCCGTTTTGCTGGCATGTGATGCCTCACCATACGGCATAGGCGCAGTCCTTTCGCAACGGACACAGAACCACTTGGATGTTCCAGTGGCGTTCGCCTCACGGACACTCAGCAAAGCGGAGCAGAACTACGCGCAGCTAGACAAGGAAGGCTTAGTGGTGGTATTTGGTATGAAGCACTTTCATCACTTCGTGGCTGGTAGGCATATAACCGTGGTCACAGATCACAAACCGCTACTTGGTATCTTCAGTCAAGAAAAACAGATACCAGCAGTACTATCGCCTCGGATGCTGCGCTGGTGTCTCTTGTTAAGCGCTTACGATTATACACTGATATATCGTCCGGCTCATCGGCATCAGAACGCAGACGCGTTGAGTCGTCTTCCGCTTCCAACCACAGCTAATGAGGACACTACTGGAGACATTTTAATGCTGGAATCAGTCGAGTGTGAACCACTCACACCAAGACACATTGCAAGCTTAACCAAAGAAGACCCTATTTTGTCCAAGGTTTTTCAGGCTGTACAAACCGGCGACTTTTCCAGTTGGAGAGAACAAGCGTTCACACCGTATAGGAGGCGTACCAGTGAGCTTTCCACGTGTAAAGGATGCGTGATTTGGGGCTCACGTGTAATTTTGCCCAAGAAAGCACAATCCCTAGCGTTAAGAATGCTCCACGCCAACCACCCGGGTATCGCAGCCATGAAAAGTACAGCAAGAAGCCATTTCTGGTGGCCCAAGCTGTATCATGATATTGAGATCACGGTGAAGAGCTGTCCGATGTGTCAGACTTGGGCTCGCGCTTCTTCACCACTCGTGGACATAGAGTTCGAGCGTCCCCACACGCCATGGCACACGCTACACATGGACTTCGCGGGACCCATCGACGGTTGGTCGTACCTTATCGTCATAGACTCATTTTCCAAATGGCTCGAAGTCAAGCGCATGCGAAGCAGCACGCATAATAGAACAGTTACGCAACATTTTTGCGACGTTGGGCATCCCTAG